In Mycolicibacterium lutetiense, the sequence GCGTCGAGGGTGTCGATGACGGGTTGATCGGGGTGGTCGCCGACGCGGTGCGCCCAGTGCGACCGGATGGCCACGGCGCGGCGTGGGAACAGTTGGCGGGGTTCGAGGAGCAGATCACCGCGTGGGTGGCCGGCGACGGTGATCAGCGGCCGTTGACGATCACCAAGATCCACACCCTGCTGGCCCGCCAAGGCGTCATGGTTCCGTATCGGACGTTGAACCGATTCGCCGGTGAGCGTTGTGGTTTCGGCCGCAAGGACACCACGGTACGGGTCAGCGATGGGGATCCTGGGGTGGAATGCCAGATCGATTTCGGCTACCTCGGGATGCTCACCGATGCCGCCGATGGGCGGCGCCGCAAGGTGCACGCGTTGATCTTCACCGCCGTCTACTCCCGGCACGTGTTCGTGTGGTTGTCCTATTCGCAGACCTTAGCGGCGGTGATCGCCGGATGTCAGGCAGCGTGGGAGTTCTTCGGCGGCGTGTTCGCGGTGCTGATCCCGGACAACTTGACACCGGTGATCACCGCCGCGGATGCCATCAATCCTCGGTTCTCCCAGGGGTGGCTCGACTACGCCAGCCATGTCGGATTCCTCACCGACCCGGCCCGGGTGCGATCCCCCAAGGACAAACCGCGGGTGGAACGGGCGGTGCAGTACGTGCGCGGAAACTTCTGGGACGGTGAAACATTCACCAGCCTCGATCAGGCGCAGCAGGCCGCGACCGCATGGTGTGCGGGTACTGCCGGTACCCGCATTCACGGCAGCACCTGTGCACGTCCCCTGGAGGTGTTCACCTCCGCCGAGCAGGCCCTGCTGCTGCCGGTACCGGGTGCCTACGACGTGCCGGTGTTCAAGGCGGTCAAGGTGCACCGCGACTTCCACGCCGAAGTCGGCAAAGCGCTGTACTCGTTGCCCGAGCAATGGATCGGCATCACGTTGGACGTTCGTGCCGACAGTGAGCTGGTGAAGTTCTATCACCGCGGCAAGCTGGTGAAAGTCCATCCCCGCCAGCCGCCGGGCGGCCGCAGCACCGACCGAAATGACCTGCCCGAACACAAAGCCGTCTACGCGTTGCGGGACCTCGAGGCGTTGATCGCCACCTGCTCCGCACACGGCCCCAACATTGGGATCTACGCCGAACGCATCCTCGATGATCCGCTGCCCTGGACCCGGATGCGCACCGTCTACCGACTCCAAGGCCTCGTGCGCCGCTACGGCGCCGAGCGCGTCGAGCAAGCATGTTCGCTCTC encodes:
- the istA gene encoding IS21 family transposase, giving the protein MAFREVSVNEIREVLRVWLGVAGLPAPGYRTIAAHCGVDRKTVRRYVEAAQAAGLRRSDSVEGVDDGLIGVVADAVRPVRPDGHGAAWEQLAGFEEQITAWVAGDGDQRPLTITKIHTLLARQGVMVPYRTLNRFAGERCGFGRKDTTVRVSDGDPGVECQIDFGYLGMLTDAADGRRRKVHALIFTAVYSRHVFVWLSYSQTLAAVIAGCQAAWEFFGGVFAVLIPDNLTPVITAADAINPRFSQGWLDYASHVGFLTDPARVRSPKDKPRVERAVQYVRGNFWDGETFTSLDQAQQAATAWCAGTAGTRIHGSTCARPLEVFTSAEQALLLPVPGAYDVPVFKAVKVHRDFHAEVGKALYSLPEQWIGITLDVRADSELVKFYHRGKLVKVHPRQPPGGRSTDRNDLPEHKAVYALRDLEALIATCSAHGPNIGIYAERILDDPLPWTRMRTVYRLQGLVRRYGAERVEQACSLSLDLDVVSVNKIASMLERGTDATTPELPRAVGHDATRFTRSPIEFRTITTSLTVVIDEPTTPETC